The proteins below are encoded in one region of Drosophila santomea strain STO CAGO 1482 chromosome 2R, Prin_Dsan_1.1, whole genome shotgun sequence:
- the LOC120446686 gene encoding cytochrome P450 6a8: MALTYILFQVAVALLAIFTYYLYRKLTYFKRRGIPFVAPHLLRGNMQELQKTKNFHDTLQDHYNKFRESKAPFVGFFFFQNPTAFVIDLDLAKQILIKDFSNFSNKGIFYNEKDDPISAHLFNLDGAQWRLLRNKLSSTFTSGKMKLMYPTVVSVANEFMAVMHEKVPKSAVLEIRDLVARFTVDVIGTCAFGIKCNSLRDEKAEFLHFGKRALVEKKHGTLLNGFMRSYPKLARKLGMVRTAPHIDQFYRRIVTETVTVREKEHIKRNDFMDMLIEMKNQKELTLENGDVVKGLTMEEVLAQAFVFFIAGFETSSSTMGFALYEMARNPHVQDKVRAEVEEVMEQHAQNFTYECTKDLKYLNQVINETLRLYTIVPHLDRMAAKRYVVPGHPEFVIEAGQSVIIPSSAIHHDPSIYPEPFEFRPERFSPEESSSRPSVAWLPFGDGPRNCIGLRFGQMQARIGLALLIKNFRFSTCSKTPDPLVYDTNSFVLGVKDGIYLKVEVV; the protein is encoded by the exons ATGGCGTTGACTTACATCCTCTTCCAAGTGGCGGTCGCCCTACTGGCGATCTTCACCTACTATCTCTACCGCAAACTAACATATTTTAAGCGTCGAGGGATTCCTTTCGTGGCACCGCATCTCCTCAGGGGAAACATGCAGGAACTGCAAAAGACGAAAAACTTCCACGATACACTCCAAGATCACTACAACAAATTCAGGGAAAGCAAGGCACCATTTGTcggatttttctttttccagaATCCCACAGCATTTGTGATAGATCTTGACCTGGCCAAGCAGATACTGATTAAAGACTTCTCGAATTTCTCGAACAAGGGTATATTCTACAACGAAAAAGATGATCCCATTTCGGCGCATCTCTTCAATCTGGACGGTGCCCAGTGGCGTTTGCTAAGGAACAAACTATCCTCGACCTTCACATCCGGTAAAATGAAGTTAATGTATCCGACCGTAGTGTCCGTGGCCAATGAATTTATGGCCGTGATGCACGAGAAAGTGCCAAAAAGTGCAGTTCTGGAGATACGTGACCTGGTGGCCAGGTTTACGGTGGATGTGATCGGAACCTGCGCCTTTGGCATCAAGTGCAACAGTCTGCGAGATGAAAAGGCCGAGTTTCTGCACTTCGGAAAGAGGGCATTGGTGGAAAAGAAACATGGTACTCTATTGAATGGCTTCATGCGCAGCTACCCCAAGTTGGCCAGGAAATTGGGTATGGTTCGAACTGCACCGCATATTGATCAATTCTATCGCCGAATTGTCACCGAGACTGTGACGGTGCGAGAAAAGGAGCACATTAAGCGCAATGACTTCATGGACATGcttattgaaatgaaaaatcaaaaggAACTGACTCTCGAAAATGGCGATGTGGTCAAAGGATTAACCATGGAGGAGGTTCTTGCACAAGCCTTTGTGTTCTTCATTGCTGGTTTTGAGACGTCCTCGTCCACCATGGGATTTGCTCTATATGAAATGGCACGGAATCCGCACGTCCAAGATAAGGTTAGGGCTGAGGTGGAGGAGGTCATGGAGCAACATGCCCAAAACTTTACCTATGAGTGCACTAAGGATCTTAAGTACCTTAACCAGGTTATAAATG AAACTCTGCGACTCTACACCATTGTGCCCCATCTGGATCGAATGGCCGCCAAGCGTTACGTGGTTCCCGGTCATCCGGAATTCGTCATCGAGGCTGGCCAATCGGTCATCATTCCCTCATCCGCCATCCACCACGATCCCAGCATTTACCCCGAACCCTTCGAGTTCCGACCCGAGCGATTCTCCCCCGAAGAATCATCTAGCCGACCCTCGGTGGCCTGGCTGCCATTTGGAGATGGTCCGCGGAACTGCATTGGCCTGAGATTCGGACAGATGCAGGCTCGCATTGGACTCGCTCTGCTCATCAAGAACTTCAGATTCTCCACGTGCTCGAAGACGCCCGATCCTCTGGTCTATGACACCAACTCATTTGTGCTGGGCGTGAAGGACGGAATCTATCTGAAGGTGGAGGTCGTCTAA
- the LOC120446687 gene encoding probable cytochrome P450 6a21 has translation MSVGAVLLTALLALVGYLLMKWRSTMRHWQDLGIPCEEPHMLMGSMLGVRTKRSFNEIWTSHYKKFRGTGPFAGFYWFRRPAVLVLETSLAKQILIKEFNKFTDRGFFHNPEDDPLSGQLFLLDGQKWKSMRNKLSSTFTSGKMKYMCPTVVKVANEFIDVFGQSVAKSPVVEVKELLARFTTDVIGTCAFGIECSSLKDPDAEFREMGRRSLTEQRLGPVGVGFVNSFPNLARRLHMKMTAEPIEKFFMRIVRETVAFREQNNIRRNDFMDQLIDLKNKPLMMSQSGENVNLTIEEIAAQAFVFFAAGFETSSTTMGFALYELAQHQDIQERVREECQEVIKKCNGELSYESMKDLVYLDQVISETLRLYTVLPVLNRECLEDYVVPGHPKYVIKKGMPVLIPCGAMHRDEKLYANPNTFDPDNFSPERVKERDSVEWLPFGDGPRNCIGMRFGQMQTRIGLALLIKDFKFSVCEKTTIPMKYKKELFLIASESGIYLKAERV, from the exons ATGTCGGTTGGAGCAGTCCTGCTGACAGCGCTGCTGGCGCTAGTTGGCTACCTGCTGATGAAATGGCGAAGCACGATGAGGCACTGGCAGGACTTGGGTATTCCCTGTGAGGAGCCTCACATGCTCATGGGCAGCATGCTGGGCGTACGAACTAAGCGTTCTTTCAACGAGATCTGGACGAGCCATTACAAAAAGTTCCGTGGAACCGGACCATTCGCCGGCTTCTATTGGTTCCGCCGGCCGGCTGTTTTGGTGCTGGAAACATCGCTGGCCAAGCAGATCCTGATCAAGGAGTTCAACAAGTTCACGGACCGCGGCTTCTTCCACAATCCCGAGGACGATCCATTGTCGGGTCAGCTCTTTTTACTCGATGGCCAAAAGTGGAAGTCCATGAGGAACAAGCTCTCCTCCACGTTTACGTCCGGTAAAATGAAGTACATGTGTCCCACCGTGGTCAAGGTGGCTAATGAATTCATCGATGTCTTTGGCCAATCTGTGGCGAAGTCACCTGTTGTCGAAGTGAAAGAGCTTTTGGCGCGATTCACCACAGACGTTATTGGCACCTGTGCCTTTGGCATCGAGTGCAGCAGCCTGAAGGACCCCGATGCAGAGTTCCGAGAGATGGGTCGACGGTCCCTAACGGAGCAGCGCCTGGGACCAGTTGGAGTCGGATTCGTCAATAGCTTCCCCAATTTGGCGCGTCGCCTCCACATGAAAATGACAGCGGAGCCCATTGAAAAGTTCTTCATGCGCATCGTTAGGGAAACAGTGGCCTTCAGAGAGCAAAATAATATTCGTCGCAACGACTTCATGGATCAGTTGATCGATTTGAAAAACAAACCACTGATGATGTCCCAATCCGGGGAGAATGTTAACCTTACCATCGAGGAGATCGCAGCGCAGGCTTTTGTATTCTTTGCGGCTGGTTTTGAAACCTCGTCGACCACCATGGGATTTGCCCTCTATGAACTGGCCCAGCATCAGGACATTCAGGAGCGGGTGAGGGAGGAGTGCCAGGAGGTTATTAAGAAGTGCAACGGGGAGTTGAGTTACGAAAGTATGAAGGACTTGGTCTATTTAGACCAGGTTATATCGG AAACCCTTCGATTGTACACCGTTCTTCCCGTCCTGAATCGCGAGTGCCTGGAGGACTATGTGGTTCCTGGACATCCCAAATACGTAATCAAAAAGGGAATGCCTGTTTTGATCCCTTGTGGAGCCATGCACCGCGATGAGAAACTGTATGCCAATCCAAACACCTTTGACCCCGACAACTTCTCCCCCGAACGTGTGAAGGAACGCGATTCCGTGGAGTGGCTTCCATTTGGCGATGGTCCGCGGAACTGCATCGGGATGCGATTTGGTCAAATGCAGACCAGGATTGGATTGGCTCTCCTGATTAAGGACTTTAAGTTCTCAGTTTGCGAGAAGACAACCATTCCCATGAAATACAAGAAAGAACTGTTCCTTATTGCCAGTGAATCTGGCATTTATCTTAAGGCTGAGCGAGTGTAA
- the LOC120446688 gene encoding probable cytochrome P450 6a20, with protein MAILIVLLIGVITFAAWYVHQHFNYWKRRGIPHDKPKIPFGNTSELMKTVQLSQIFVNTYNKYKNKIDGPFVGFYMYFKQMVVVADIDFVKTVLIREFEKFHDRGVFHNERDDPLSANLVNVEGQRWKTLRQKLTPTFTSGKMKSMFPTILTVGDELIRVFDQTVSASSESTEITHLLARFTADVIGSCAFGLDCHSLSNPKAEFVQMGTAAITERRYGKSMDLLLFGAPQLAAKLRMKATVQKVEDFYMNIIRDTVDYRIKNNVKRNDFMDMLIEMKLKYDNGDKANGLTFNEIAAQAFIFFLAGFETSSTSMGFALYELASNQDVQDKLRIEIDAVMKKHNGKLDYDSMRELTYLEKVIDETMRKRPVVAHLIRIATQRYEHTNPKYYIEKGTGVIIPTLAIHHDPEFYPEPEKFIPERFDEDQVQQRPACTFLPFGDGPRNCIGLRFGRMQVIIGMAMLIHNFKFELHPTKTVVPLVYRTDDILMSSKDGIHLKVSRVGKL; from the exons ATGGCCATTCTGATCGTACTGCTGATCGGTGTCATCACCTTCGCGGCGTGGTATGTGCACCAGCACTTTAACTACTGGAAGCGCCGCGGCATTCCCCACGATAAGCCCAAAATTCCGTTCGGTAATACCAGCGAGCTGATGAAAACCGTTCAACTGTCGCAAATTTTCGTGAATACCTACAACAAGTACAAGAACAAGATCGACGGTCCATTCGTGGGATTTTATATGTACTTCAAGCAGATGGTGGTTGTGGCCGATATTGATTTCGTTAAGACCGTGCTGATTCGGGAGTTTGAGAAGTTTCACGATCGCGGTGTATTTCACAACGAACGCGACGATCCCCTGTCCGCCAACCTAGTGAATGTCGAAGGTCAGAGGTGGAAGACTCTGCGCCAGAAACTGACGCCCACTTTCACCTCTGGCAAGATGAAGTCCATGTTTCCCACCATCCTGACCGTGGGCGATGAGCTGATACGGGTGTTTGATCAAACGGTTAGTGCCAGTAGCGAATCCACGGAGATCACACACTTGCTGGCCCGTTTCACCGCCGACGTCATCGGAAGCTGCGCCTTTGGCTTGGACTGCCACAGTTTGTCGAATCCCAAGGCGGAGTTTGTCCAAATGGGAACTGCTGCGATTACCGAGCGGCGCTATGGCAAGTCCATGGATCTACTACTGTTCGGAGCCCCCCAGCTGGCGGCCAAGCTGCGAATGAAGGCGACTGTGCAAAAGGTCGAGGACTTCTACATGAACATCATCCGGGACACTGTTGATTATCGCATCAAGAACAATGTGAAGAGAAACGATTTCATGGATATGCtgattgaaatgaaattgaagtACGATAATGGCGACAAGGCAAACGGGCTGACTTTCAATGAAATCGCTGCCCAGGCATTCATATTCTTCTTGGCTGGGTTTGAGACCAGTTCCACATCAATGGGATTTGCACTTTATGAGCTGGCCAGCAATCAGGATGTTCAGGATAAGCTTAGAATCGAAATTGATGCCGTAATGAAAAAACATAATGGCAAATTGGATTACGACAGCATGCGAGAGTTGACTTATTTGGAAAAGGTGATTGATG AAACCATGAGGAAACGTCCTGTCGTCGCCCATTTAATACGCATTGCAACTCAACGCTACGAGCATACAAATCCGAAATATTACATCGAAAAAGGCACTGGAGTCATCATCCCCACACTGGCCATACATCACGATCCGGAGTTTTATCCAGAGCCCGAGAAGTTTATTCCCGAGCGTTTTGATGAGGACCAGGTGCAACAGCGTCCTGCCTGCACTTTCCTGCCCTTCGGAGACGGTCCCAGGAACTGCATTGGACTTCGATTTGGACGCATGCAGGTTATAATTGGCATGGCCATGCTAATCCACAACTTCAAGTTTGAGCTGCACCCCACCAAAACTGTCGTCCCATTGGTGTATAGAACCGATGATATTCTGATGAGCTCGAAGGACGGAATTCACTTGAAAGTCAGTAGAGTGGGAAAGTTGTAA
- the LOC120446974 gene encoding cytochrome P450 6a9, with protein MGVYIVLFTIVVVLVGYLVLKWRRTLHYWQNLDIPCEEPHILMGSLTGVQTSRSFSDIWMDYYNKFRGTGPFAGFYWFQRPGILVLDITLAKLVLIKEFNKFTDRGFYHNTEDDPLSGQLFLLDGQKWKSMRSKLSSTFTSGKMKYMFPTVVKVGHEFIEVFGQTVEKSPVVEVKDILARFTTDVIGTCAFGIECSSLKDPEAEFRVMGRRAVFEQRHGPIGIAFINSFQNLARKLHMKITLEEAEHFFLRIVRETVAFREANNIRRNDFMDQLIDLKNSPLTKSESGESVSLTIEEMAAQAFVFFGAGFETSSTTMGFALYELAQHQDIQERVREECQEVIKKCNGELSYESMKDLVYLDQVISETLRLYTVLPVLNRECLEDYVVPGHPKYVIKKGMPVLIPCGAMHRDEKLYANPNTFDPDNFSPERVKERDSVEWLPFGDGPRNCIGMRFGQMQARIGLALLINNFKFSVCDQTTIPMVYSKKTFLISSDTGIFLKVERV; from the exons ATGGGTGTTTATATAGTACTATTTACAATTGTGGTGGTGCTAGTGGGATATCTAGTACTGAAATGGCGTCGTACCCTTCACTACTGGCAGAACCTGGACATTCCCTGCGAGGAACCCCACATCCTGATGGGCAGCCTGACGGGAGTGCAGACCAGTCGATCATTCAGTGACATCTGGATGGATTACTACAATAAGTTCCGTGGCACTGGACCCTTTGCGGGCTTCTACTGGTTCCAGCGACCGGGAATACTCGTGCTGGATATAACGCTGGCAAAGCTCGTCCTGATTAAGGAGTTCAATAAGTTCACCGATCGTGGTTTCTATCACAACACGGAGGACGATCCCCTGTCTGGTCAGTTGTTCCTGCTAGATGGACAAAAGTGGAAGAGTATGAGAAGCAAGCTCTCCTCCACGTTTACGTCCGGAAAAATGAAGTACATGTTTCCCACCGTGGTGAAGGTGGGCCATGAGTTCATCGAAGTCTTTGGCCAAACGGTGGAAAAGTCGCCTGTTGTTGAGGTCAAGGATATCTTGGCCAGATTCACCACCGACGTAATCGGCACGTGTGCCTTTGGCATTGAGTGCAGTAGTCTTAAGGATCCAGAGGCCGAGTTCAGGGTAATGGGTCGTCGAGCCGTCTTCGAACAACGCCACGGACCGATTGGGATTGCATTCATCAATAGCTTCCAAAATCTGGCACGCAAACTGCACATGAAAATTACCCTGGAGGAAGCCGAACACTTCTTCCTCCGGATTGTCAGGGAAACAGTGGCCTTCAGGGAGGCGAACAACATCCGTCGCAACGACTTTATGGATCAGCTAATCGACTTAAAGAACAGTCCACTGACAAAGTCCGAGTCTGGGGAAAGTGTGAGCCTCACGATCGAGGAAATGGCCGCTCAGGCTTTCGTCTTCTTCGGAGCTGGCTTCGAAACCTCGTCGACCACCATGGGATTCGCCCTCTATGAACTGGCCCAGCATCAGGACATTCAGGAGCGGGTGAGGGAGGAGTGCCAGGAGGTTATTAAGAAGTGCAACGGGGAGTTGAGTTACGAAAGTATGAAGGACTTGGTCTATTTAGACCAGGTTATATCGG AAACCCTTCGATTGTACACCGTTCTTCCCGTCCTGAATCGCGAGTGCCTGGAGGACTATGTGGTTCCTGGACATCCCAAATACGTAATCAAAAAGGGAATGCCTGTTTTGATCCCTTGTGGAGCCATGCACCGCGATGAGAAACTGTATGCCAATCCAAACACCTTTGACCCCGACAACTTCTCCCCCGAACGTGTGAAGGAACGCGATTCCGTGGAGTGGCTTCCATTTGGCGATGGTCCGCGGAACTGCATCGGGATGCGATTTGGTCAAATGCAGGCCAGGATTGGATTGGCTCTGCTGATTAATAACTTCAAGTTCTCCGTTTGCGACCAAACTACAATACCAATGGTATACAGCAAAAAGACTTTCTTAATATCAAGTGACACAGGTATCTTCTTGAAAGTTGAACGCGTTTGA